One Solea senegalensis isolate Sse05_10M linkage group LG13, IFAPA_SoseM_1, whole genome shotgun sequence DNA segment encodes these proteins:
- the snrnp35 gene encoding U11/U12 small nuclear ribonucleoprotein 35 kDa protein translates to MADWNPIAKLYDPLKAGSIDGTDVEPHDRAVWRAMCARYKPNKGVTGDPLLTLLVARLNPQTSEDKLHQVFSKYGDIKQLRLVRDIVTGFSKRYAFIEYKEERSVVRARRDANKLVVDQHEVFVDFEQERTLTGWVPRRLGGGLGGKKESGQLRFGGRDRPFRKPINLGVCQAQERGREWDRPAARDREDRDRHRDAEWGSRGRRDDRDRQRDERRHRDRSRSRHRDRR, encoded by the coding sequence ATGGCGGACTGGAACCCCATAGCGAAGCTGTATGACCCGCTAAAAGCCGGCAGCATCGACGGCACGGACGTGGAGCCTCATGACCGCGCGGTGTGGAGGGCGATGTGTGCCCGCTACAAGCCCAACAAAGGCGTGACCGGAGACCCGCTGCTCACGCTCTTAGTGGCGCGGCTGAACCCACAGACGAGCGAGGACAAGCTGCACCAAGTCTTCTCCAAGTATGGAGACATCAAGCAGCTCCGGCTGGTCCGGGACATCGTCACCGGCTTCTCTAAAAGATACGCGTTCATAGAATATAAAGAGGAGCGCTCCGTGGTCCGGGCTCGACGGGACGCTAACAAACTGGTGGTGGACCAGCACGAAGTGTTCGTGGACTTTGAACAGGAGAGGACTCTCACAGGGTGGGTGCCTCGGCGGCTCGGCGGAGGACTGGGAGGGAAGAAGGAGTCAGGACAGCTGCGGTTCGGCGGCAGGGACAGACCCTTCCGGAAGCCCATCAACCTCGGCGTCTGCCAGGCTcaagagcgagggagagagtggGACAGACCAGCAGCGAGGGACCGGGAGGACAGAGACCGACACAGGGACGCTGAGTGgggcagcagagggaggagagatgacagagacaggcagagggACGAGCGCAGACACCGGgacaggagcaggagcagacaCCGGGACAGAAGATGA
- the si:dkeyp-69c1.9 gene encoding uncharacterized protein si:dkeyp-69c1.9: MFTVNHQPPRCHDLFLRGRPYRGEPPTVAGFLLYPDTPAKMETTSREAFCFKVVPQQVRGKAPGNYITENTLQESHCHHPSSSSSRDSRTDGERGQTAVSHEPDTAQMQSQYQKDFPPPSCCRRRTPVIPPPDNIGINPAFRIDFHTVQREAFPGWSPVKPQA, from the exons atgttcACTGTAAACCATCAACCGCCACGCTGCCATGATTTATTTCTGCGTGGTCGACCGTACAGAGGGGAGCCGCCGACCGTGGCAG GGTTTCTCCTGTACCCGGACACTCCGGCTAAAATGGAGACCACGTCCCGTGAGGCCTTCTGCTTTAAAGTTGTCCCACAACAAGTCAGAGGCAAAG CACCAGGAAATTATATAACTGAGAACACACTGCAGGAGTCTCACTGTCATCatccaagcagcagcagcagcagggacagcAGGACAGACGGTGAAAGAGGACAGACAGCAGTGTCTCATGAACCAGACACAGCACAGATGCAGTCTCAGTATCAGAAGGACTTTCCTCCTCCATCCTGCTGCCGCAGGAGAACACCTGTCATCCCACCGCCAGACAACATCGGCATCAACCCGGCCTTCAG GATCGACTTTCACACGGTTCAAAGAGAAGCTTTCCCTGGTTGGTCCCCGGTGAAGCCGCAGGCGTGA